The following are from one region of the Scylla paramamosain isolate STU-SP2022 chromosome 23, ASM3559412v1, whole genome shotgun sequence genome:
- the LOC135112147 gene encoding sulfide:quinone oxidoreductase, mitochondrial-like isoform X1: protein MSDLCIDRPLKMMAHKRLLLACGSRMVSQNGSFSTSATAHKSYKLVVVGGGAGGCATAAKFSSKLGAGSVAVIEPADTHYYQPMWTLVGGGMKRLEESGRPMSQVLPKKADWIKQRVVTFDPHKNKVITQDGQEISYEFLVVALGIQLNYNQIKGLPDAFETPGVCSNYSPLYVTKTLESLKNFKEGNALFSFPNTLIKCPGAPQKIMYITDQYLRKHGKRDKANIQYFSSLPVIFAVKKYADALWEVVKERNITINLRHNLIEVKPDSQEAVFQNLENPDDLKTVKYEMLHVAPPMSSPDPLCQCAALTNEAGFLNVNKHTLQHVTFPNVFGIGDCTSVPIAKTAAAVAGQFGVMQRNLSLAMSGTSPKHQYDGYTSCPLVTGYSKCILAEFDMDLNPLETFPINQAKERRTMFHLKKDMMPTMYWNGMLNRHAESTGSMPDLTAVQGGSLTAQRISKTFEL from the exons ATGTCAGACCTGTGCATCGATAG ACCTCTCAAGATGATGGCTCACAAAAGGCTGCTTCTTGCCTGTGGCTCAAGGATGGTCTCTCAAAATGGCTCTTTTTCAACATCTGCCACAGCTCACAAGAG CTacaagctggtggtggtgggaggaggtgcaggaggctgTGCCACGGCTGCCAAGTTCTCCTCCAAGCTGGGTGCTGGCAGTGTGGCGGTGATTGAGCCAGCTGAC ACCCACTACTACCAGCCCATGTGGACTCTGGTGGGTGGAGGCATGAAGAGGCTGGAGGAGTCTGGCCGACCCATGAGTCAG GTCCTCCCCAAGAAGGCAGACTGGATCAAGCAGCGAGTAGTGACCTTTGACCCTCACAAGAACAAGGTCATAACTCAGGACGGCCAGGAGATCAGCTATGAATTCCTGGTAGTTGCTCTTGGTATTCAGCTCAACTACAATCAG ATCAAGGGCTTACCTGATGCCTTTGAGACTCCTGGTGTGTGCTCCAACTATTCCCCTCTTTATGTCACCAAGACACTAGAGAGTCTGAAGAACTTTAAAGAGGGAAATGCTCTGTTCTCCTTTCCCAACACCCTCATCAAGTGTCCAGGAGCTCCTCAGAAGATCATGTATATTACTGACCAGTATCTCCGTAAG CATGGGAAGCGTGACAAGGCCAACATCCAGTACTTCTCATCCCTGCCAGTCATCTTTGCTGTCAAGAAGTATGCTGATGCTTTATGGGAG GTGGTGAAGGAGCGAAACATCACCATCAACCTGCGCCACAATCTCATTGAGGTGAAGCCAGACTCCCAGGAAGCTGTGTTCCAGAACCTAGAGAACCCAGATGACCTCAAGACTGTcaaa TACGAGATGCTTCATGTGGCACCCCCAATGAGCTCACCAGACCCCCTATGCCAGTGTGCTGCCCTCACCAATGAGGCAGGCTTCCTGAATGTAAACAAGCATACCCTGCAGCATGTCACCTTCCCTAATGTGTTTGGCATCGGCGACTGCACCAGTGTTCCCATCGCCAAGACTGCAGCTGCTGTGG CTGGCCAGTTTGGAGTGATGCAGAGAAACCTGAGCTTGGCAATGAGTGGTACATCCCCCAAACACCAGTATGATGGGTACACTTCCTGCCCTCTAGTTACTG GTTACTCCAAGTGCATCCTGGCAGAGTTTGACATGGACTTGAACCCACTGGAGACATTCCCCATCAACCAGGCCAAGGAGCGGCGCACCATGTTCCACCTCAAGAAGGACATGATGCCAACCATGTACTGGAATGGAATGCtcaa CAGGCATGCTGAGAGTACAGGTTCCATGCCTGACTTGACTGCAGTACAGGGAGGATCTCTCACTGCACAAAGAATATCGAAAACATTTGAATTGTAG
- the LOC135112147 gene encoding sulfide:quinone oxidoreductase, mitochondrial-like isoform X2, giving the protein MSDLCIDRPLKMMAHKRLLLACGSRMVSQNGSFSTSATAHKSYKLVVVGGGAGGCATAAKFSSKLGAGSVAVIEPADTHYYQPMWTLVGGGMKRLEESGRPMSQVLPKKADWIKQRVVTFDPHKNKVITQDGQEISYEFLVVALGIQLNYNQIKGLPDAFETPGVCSNYSPLYVTKTLESLKNFKEGNALFSFPNTLIKCPGAPQKIMYITDQYLRKHGKRDKANIQYFSSLPVIFAVKKYADALWEVVKERNITINLRHNLIEVKPDSQEAVFQNLENPDDLKTVKYEMLHVAPPMSSPDPLCQCAALTNEAGFLNVNKHTLQHVTFPNVFGIGDCTSVPIAKTAAAVAGQFGVMQRNLSLAMSGTSPKHQYDGYTSCPLVTGYSKCILAEFDMDLNPLETFPINQAKERRTMFHLKKDMMPTMYWNGMLKGYWEGPKNLRKLMHLGIK; this is encoded by the exons ATGTCAGACCTGTGCATCGATAG ACCTCTCAAGATGATGGCTCACAAAAGGCTGCTTCTTGCCTGTGGCTCAAGGATGGTCTCTCAAAATGGCTCTTTTTCAACATCTGCCACAGCTCACAAGAG CTacaagctggtggtggtgggaggaggtgcaggaggctgTGCCACGGCTGCCAAGTTCTCCTCCAAGCTGGGTGCTGGCAGTGTGGCGGTGATTGAGCCAGCTGAC ACCCACTACTACCAGCCCATGTGGACTCTGGTGGGTGGAGGCATGAAGAGGCTGGAGGAGTCTGGCCGACCCATGAGTCAG GTCCTCCCCAAGAAGGCAGACTGGATCAAGCAGCGAGTAGTGACCTTTGACCCTCACAAGAACAAGGTCATAACTCAGGACGGCCAGGAGATCAGCTATGAATTCCTGGTAGTTGCTCTTGGTATTCAGCTCAACTACAATCAG ATCAAGGGCTTACCTGATGCCTTTGAGACTCCTGGTGTGTGCTCCAACTATTCCCCTCTTTATGTCACCAAGACACTAGAGAGTCTGAAGAACTTTAAAGAGGGAAATGCTCTGTTCTCCTTTCCCAACACCCTCATCAAGTGTCCAGGAGCTCCTCAGAAGATCATGTATATTACTGACCAGTATCTCCGTAAG CATGGGAAGCGTGACAAGGCCAACATCCAGTACTTCTCATCCCTGCCAGTCATCTTTGCTGTCAAGAAGTATGCTGATGCTTTATGGGAG GTGGTGAAGGAGCGAAACATCACCATCAACCTGCGCCACAATCTCATTGAGGTGAAGCCAGACTCCCAGGAAGCTGTGTTCCAGAACCTAGAGAACCCAGATGACCTCAAGACTGTcaaa TACGAGATGCTTCATGTGGCACCCCCAATGAGCTCACCAGACCCCCTATGCCAGTGTGCTGCCCTCACCAATGAGGCAGGCTTCCTGAATGTAAACAAGCATACCCTGCAGCATGTCACCTTCCCTAATGTGTTTGGCATCGGCGACTGCACCAGTGTTCCCATCGCCAAGACTGCAGCTGCTGTGG CTGGCCAGTTTGGAGTGATGCAGAGAAACCTGAGCTTGGCAATGAGTGGTACATCCCCCAAACACCAGTATGATGGGTACACTTCCTGCCCTCTAGTTACTG GTTACTCCAAGTGCATCCTGGCAGAGTTTGACATGGACTTGAACCCACTGGAGACATTCCCCATCAACCAGGCCAAGGAGCGGCGCACCATGTTCCACCTCAAGAAGGACATGATGCCAACCATGTACTGGAATGGAATGCtcaa AGGCTACTGGGAGGGACCAAAGAACCTGAGAAAACTCATGCACTTGGGaataaagtga